Proteins encoded by one window of Mercenaria mercenaria strain notata chromosome 4, MADL_Memer_1, whole genome shotgun sequence:
- the LOC128556769 gene encoding uncharacterized protein LOC128556769, with amino-acid sequence MDDLNDDRIVLVCHEEAVANLNKSDTCVSPSNIRSTVRYNTQCAKITVKRGAISAILFIVITAIVLGICFLVFRDTDPMPKCYTESKSREVCKWGLRVDKADHRCRFDLEKDCSYLCTVGGDNFTSEDFERHQPFEVNFEGEGYGPIMMTESYAQILFQWENSGRMRVALDNNITCNGFYIGSYSDRSLFQPPYARFCPIELKKKYLEDRYNTQCANLTLDGACDYCFPVTKLYSELPYRYEVNGSSRLFFPSWLSIYNYIDKFKGLKIARILTPSYIVRSGRMVPVRRDFYAPLGSSMVWSVTKPSEAKKSGHIKPVEMCYSFSIHLL; translated from the coding sequence ATGGATGATTTGAATGATGACCGTATTGTGTTGGTCTGCCACGAAGAGGCAGTAGCGAATTTGAATAAGAGTGATACTTGTGTAAGTCCATCTAACATAAGAAGTACGGTAAGATATAACACACAATGTGCAAAGATCACTGTCAAAAGAGGGGCCATATCTGCAATACTTTTCATAGTAATTACGGCGATTGTGCTTGGAATATGTTTTCTTGTATTTAGAGATACCGACCCAATGCCGAAGTGTTACACCGAATCAAAAAGCCGTGAAGTCTGCAAATGGGGTCTGAGAGTAGACAAAGCTGATCATAGGTGCCGTTTTGATCTTGAAAAGGATTGCAGTTATTTATGCACGGTAGGCGGTGATAATTTTACGTCTGAAGACTTCGAAAGACACCAGCCCTTTGAAGTCAATTTTGAGGGTGAAGGTTACGGTCCAATCATGATGACTGAATCATATGCACAGATTTTATTTCAGTGGGAGAACTCCGGCAGAATGAGGGTTGCTCTTGATAATAACATCACTTGCAATGGATTTTATATAGGATCATACAGTGATAGGTCACTATTTCAACCGCCATACGCTCGTTTCTGTCCGATAGAGCTGAAGAAGAAGTATTTAGAAGACCGATACAACACGCAGTGTGCAAATTTGACACTGGACGGGGCATGCGACTATTGTTTCCCAGTCACAAAATTGTACTCTGAATTGCCGTATAGGTATGAAGTCAACGGATCATCTCGACTGTTTTTCCCATCTTGGCTCAGCATCTATAATTACATTGACAAATTTAAAGGCCTTAAAATTGCAAGGATTCTGACTCCTTCGTACATAGTAAGAAGTGGTCGGATGGTACCTGTAAGAAGAGACTTTTACGCCCCTCTTGGATCTTCAATGGTATGGTCTGTAACTAAACCGTCAGAGGCCAAGAAATCGGGACACATAAAACCCGTTGAAATGTGCTATAGCTTTAGCATACATCTATTATGA
- the LOC123552308 gene encoding protein jagunal homolog 1-like, translating to MSNYGKRPAGTDGSDHWHRESVAWQYKISSINKSRLKSSLILQILLGLVVIVRLLPGLTALIGLPIYRRLQHWDFPAPKAWEYAWIVSLLAALLGLKSLPRNDSLVLKQFLIGTVVFGILPVLYGMIELFDELVLFYNERKYNAQIVGYPAVLVWYFGLVVCLQIHVFSMYFGVNLLKAWKPRDKKTK from the exons ATGTCGAACTATGGAAAACGGCCAGCTGGGACAGATGGCAGTGATCACTGGCATAGAGAAAGCGTCGCATGGCAGTACAAAATCAG ttcTATAAACAAGAGTCGATTGAAGTCCTCGCTGATACTACAAATTTTATTGGGACTTGTTGTCATAGTACGCCTTCTGCCTGGTCTAACTGCTTTAATAGGATTGCCAATTTACCGCCGACTTCAACATTGGGATTTTCCAGCTCCAAAAGCCTGGGAATATGCTTGGATTGTCAGCCTATTAGCAGCACTGCTGGGTTTGAAATCCTTGCCTAGAAATGACTCACTTGTCTTGAAGCAGTTCCTGATAGGGACAGTCGTTTTTGGTATTTTGCCAGTGCTGTATGGAATGATTGAACTTTTTGATGAGTTAGTTCTCTTTTAtaatgaaaggaaatataatgctcAAATTGTAGGATATCCAGCTGTTCTTGTGTGGTATTTTGGACTTGTAGTCTGTTTACAAATTCACGTCTTCTCCATGTACTTTGGGGTGAATTTATTGAAAGCATGGAAGCCAAGGGACAAGAAAACAAAGTGA
- the LOC123552307 gene encoding interleukin-1 receptor-associated kinase 1-binding protein 1-like → MTNYVPSQVFASISTRDNQQLPKTQGIFPPQRDNMFSSMLNVPENFPSKGIDKTDRLIKVTAVGEVSLPPDRCRVTTKIHSIKDNVQDVKNSIQRRLDYVLQTLQNHGVKESDIQVHKSMRRSESMYDMTTEIIVVFLDFHKCQTACNLLVEKLDETVSVGMPEFYHAGTTLETLRQQASLLAVHNAKQKAQEMAKFVHQAVGKPICIQEEESKEWEGQIEGVAEVETHPTVQQRISQATVTVSCRVNVTFELKPKVKNKSAS, encoded by the exons atgacaaattaTGTTCCATCTCAAGTATTTGCATCAATAAGCACTAGAGATAACCAGCAGCTGCCAAAAACGCAAGGGATATTTCCACCACAAAGAGATAACATGTTTTCTAGCATGTTAAATGTGCCTGAAAACTTTCCAAGTAAAGGGATAGACAAAACAGATAGACTGATAAAAGTGACAGCTGTAGGAGAGGTTTCTTTACCACCAGACAGATGTAGAGTAACTACTAAAATTCACAGCATTAAGGACAATGTCCAAGATGTAAAAAACAGCATACAGAGGCGCCTTGACTATGTTCTTCAAACATTACAAAACCATGGTGTCAAG gaaagtgATATTCAGGTTCACAAGTCGATGAGAAGATCAGAGAGTATGTATGATATGACAACAGAAATAATTGTTGTGTTTCTTGATTTCCACAAGTGTCAGACTGCATGTAACCTGCTGGTAGAAAAGTTAGACGAAACTGTCAGTGTGGGAATGCCAGAGTTTTATCATGCAGGAACAACTCTAGAAACTCTTAG ACAACAAGCCAGTCTTCTGGCTGTCCATAATGCTAAACAAAAAGCTCAGGAAATGGCAAAGTTTGTCCACCAGGCAGTTGGTAAACCTATCTGCATACAGGAGGAGGAGTCAAAGGAGTGGGAGGGTCAAATAGAGGGTGTAGCTGAGGTTGAAACACACCCAACAGTACAGCAAAGAATTTCACAAGCCACAGTGACAGTGTCCTGTAGAGTTAATGTGACTTTTGAACTGAAGCCAAAAGTTAAAAATAAGTCAGcatcatga